The following are encoded together in the Arcticibacterium luteifluviistationis genome:
- a CDS encoding CaiB/BaiF CoA transferase family protein, with protein sequence MKKPLEGIIVLEFSQFMAGPSAGLRLADLGARVIKIERPKTGEAGRQIATKNMFQDGSSLVFHTTNRNKESYAANLKSPEDLEKIKKLISKADVITHNFRPGVMEKIGLRYEQVKEINPRLIYATITGYGTKGEWKSKPGQDLLVQSLSGLTQLTGNNSDAPTPMGVAVVDMLCGTHFVQGIIAALIQRAKTNKGTWVAVNLLESAIDFQLEILTTYLNNGQEKPVRSETNNAHVLLQAPYGLYQTSDGYIAIAMGKLTELFNILKISETTLLEEPFENRNEIKEILAKNLINQTADKVLNLLQSEEIWCSVVNNYHEFLNSKEFEELKMRQEVKLQNGKKLSTTRCPIRINGQLLNSETPAPRVGEHSEKLNLEFEL encoded by the coding sequence ATGAAAAAGCCACTTGAGGGTATTATTGTATTAGAGTTTTCGCAATTTATGGCTGGGCCTTCCGCTGGTTTACGCTTAGCAGACCTTGGTGCAAGAGTCATCAAAATAGAACGTCCGAAAACAGGCGAAGCTGGAAGGCAAATAGCCACCAAAAACATGTTTCAGGATGGTTCCAGTTTAGTTTTTCATACGACAAATAGGAATAAGGAGTCTTATGCGGCTAATTTGAAATCTCCTGAAGATTTGGAGAAAATCAAAAAGCTGATTAGCAAGGCTGACGTGATCACCCACAATTTTCGTCCTGGAGTGATGGAGAAAATAGGTCTAAGATATGAACAGGTAAAAGAAATAAACCCAAGACTCATTTATGCTACTATTACTGGATATGGGACTAAAGGTGAGTGGAAATCTAAACCAGGTCAAGATTTACTGGTTCAATCTTTATCTGGCTTAACACAACTTACGGGAAACAATAGTGACGCCCCAACTCCTATGGGTGTAGCGGTGGTTGACATGCTCTGTGGAACACATTTTGTGCAAGGAATTATTGCAGCTTTAATACAGCGAGCCAAAACTAATAAGGGTACTTGGGTAGCCGTGAATTTACTAGAAAGTGCTATAGATTTTCAGTTAGAAATTCTTACTACTTATCTCAATAATGGGCAAGAAAAGCCTGTAAGAAGTGAAACGAACAATGCCCATGTATTACTTCAAGCTCCTTATGGACTCTATCAAACTAGCGATGGCTACATCGCGATTGCCATGGGAAAATTGACAGAGTTATTTAATATCCTTAAGATTAGTGAAACAACACTTTTGGAGGAGCCTTTTGAAAACAGGAATGAGATTAAGGAAATTTTAGCCAAAAACCTTATCAATCAAACAGCTGATAAGGTTTTAAATTTACTTCAATCAGAAGAAATATGGTGTTCTGTGGTCAATAACTATCATGAGTTTTTGAATTCTAAAGAATTTGAGGAATTGAAAATGCGTCAAGAAGTAAAACTTCAAAACGGAAAAAAACTCTCCACCACCCGATGTCCAATTAGAATTAATGGACAGTTATTAAATAGTGAAACACCTGCACCACGTGTGGGTGAACATTCTGAAAAACTTAACTTAGAATTTGAATTATAA
- a CDS encoding CaiB/BaiF CoA transferase family protein, producing MLPLQDILILDFTQFLSGPIATLRLADLGARVIKVERRDKGDLSRTLYKSNIHLNGASSIFHALNRNKESIAIDLKDENDLAKIKKLISQVDVVVQNFRPAVFEKLGLGYDEIKRLNPSVVYAEVSGYGLIENWKKKPGQDLLVQAISGIAWLTGNKEDGPIPMGLAVADIFAGAHLTQGILAGLYSKIIHKTGCKIEVSLLESILDLQFEMLTTYFNDGGQDTIRTETNNAHAYLGAPYGIYESKDGHIAIAMASIPVLGDLLSCEPLLAFQTADSWFKERDKIKGVLSQHLKTETSKHWLSLLEPADIWCAEVLDIEQLTQKEAFQTLEMLQKVKMSDGFTYETTRCPITFDGTILTHQKGSPKMGEHTIAIEEEFGL from the coding sequence ATGCTTCCTCTTCAAGACATATTAATTTTAGATTTCACCCAATTCTTATCTGGCCCCATAGCCACATTACGCCTAGCAGATTTAGGGGCTCGTGTGATAAAAGTGGAACGAAGGGATAAGGGAGATTTAAGTAGAACACTTTACAAATCCAATATTCATTTAAATGGGGCATCTTCCATTTTCCATGCTCTGAACAGGAATAAGGAAAGTATAGCCATTGACCTAAAGGACGAAAACGATTTAGCCAAAATCAAAAAGCTAATAAGCCAAGTAGACGTGGTAGTTCAAAACTTTAGACCTGCCGTCTTTGAAAAACTTGGTCTTGGTTATGACGAAATTAAAAGACTAAACCCTTCCGTGGTTTATGCGGAGGTCTCTGGCTACGGCTTAATAGAAAACTGGAAAAAGAAACCCGGCCAAGACTTGCTGGTTCAAGCTATTTCTGGAATCGCTTGGTTAACTGGCAATAAAGAAGATGGCCCTATTCCTATGGGCTTGGCAGTAGCAGATATATTTGCGGGAGCTCATCTTACACAAGGAATTCTAGCAGGGTTGTACAGTAAAATCATTCATAAAACAGGCTGCAAAATAGAAGTAAGTCTTTTAGAATCCATTCTTGACCTTCAATTTGAGATGCTTACCACCTACTTTAATGATGGCGGTCAAGATACCATCCGAACCGAAACCAATAATGCTCATGCATATCTGGGTGCACCTTATGGCATATACGAATCCAAAGATGGTCATATAGCAATAGCCATGGCTTCTATTCCTGTTTTGGGCGATTTATTATCTTGTGAGCCGCTTTTGGCTTTTCAAACGGCCGATAGTTGGTTTAAAGAAAGAGATAAAATCAAAGGCGTTTTAAGTCAACATCTCAAAACAGAAACTTCTAAACATTGGTTAAGCCTACTTGAGCCCGCCGATATTTGGTGTGCTGAAGTACTCGACATAGAACAACTCACACAAAAAGAAGCATTTCAAACCTTAGAAATGCTCCAAAAAGTAAAGATGAGTGACGGATTTACTTATGAGACCACTAGATGCCCAATCACTTTCGACGGCACTATTTTAACCCACCAAAAGGGTTCTCCCAAAATGGGCGAACATACCATAGCTATTGAAGAAGAATTTGGGCTTTAG